The DNA segment AACCTCTTCTCCTACTATTGAATTAAGAAAAATACTACTTTTTATATTTGTAGGCTACCATCATTTATGGTATGTTCAGGCCATGTTTATTGCAGGAATACTACTTTATGTTTTCAAATTTGTTTTTCATCAAAGTGATAATCGGTTATTGTTGTTTTCGATGGTGTTATATGTAGTTGGGGCAGTACTTCAATATATGCTTAGATTTAATGTTTTAAATTTAGGTATAAGTGAATCACATTCAGTTCATTTATTATATCGCAATGGTTTGTTTTTTGCCTTTCCATTTTTTTGTTTGGGTTATTACCTAAAGTCAAAAAATATTAGAGGTATTCCGTTACATTGGTTTTTTGTAAGTATCATATTATTTATAACCGAAGTATATTTATGTATTAAGTTTATGAATCCATTAAAAGGCATTGAGATGCATCTGGCATTATATCCTCTTTCATCTATTTTGTTTCTTTATGTGATTAATACAATTACAGGTACATATAGCACAGTAAAAATAGATATTGGAAAGCTTTCTTCTTGTGTATTTTTTATTCATCCATTATTTATTGTAGTTGGAAAAAGTAATAACCTGATAGGAGTTAATTTATTTGTTTTTACTTATGTTTTTTCTTTATTATTGGCATACTTCGTTATCATACCTATTCAAAGAAAATATTTATCATTTATTCTGTAAATATAATTAGCCATTAACTGGATATAGATCCTGTTTGCCACAAAAATTAAAACTGTTTTATGAAAGCAGCAACAAAATCATACAAGTCACTAAATACATTTAAGCAATACTATACACTGGACTCAACTGATTATTGGCATATAAAATACCAGGTAAACTCAGATACAAAATATTACTACTGGGATATGTCAGAAAAGGCATTTCGATGTGAACTAGAGAGAGATAGAGAAGGGATAACTAAATATATAGGAGAAGATGGAGGCTCATATTATTCTTCTATAGAGTTAATTCAGTATGCTATGGCCTCTTTTCAGGCATATATTAAAACCAAAGATAAATATTGGCTAGACGAGTGTGTTTTGCATACGGATAAGTATTTATCGCTTGCTACACAATATAAAAAGGCATCATTCACTGTTTTAAATCACTATCCTGTTTCTTTATATAAATTGAAAAATAAATGGCCAAGTGCCTTATCTCTGGGAGTGGCGTTGTCCTTATTGACTCGTCTTTCATCTTTGTTAGACAAAAAGTATTATTTAGAATCAGCTATTAAATTATTTGATAACTTAAAACTAAGTGTAGAAGATGGGGGCGTTTTAAGGGATGTTTCAATAAGAAATGATGGAAGATGTTTTAGGGTGATGGAAGAGTATCCTTCAGATGAACTTTCGGGAGTACTAAATGGACATATTACTGCATTATGGGGATTGTATGATTTGGGCAATCATTATATGGATAGTAAAATCTTATTTGATGAGTTGTCAGTTGAATTGGCAGATAATATTTCTTTATGGGATGAGAAGCGTTGGAGTAATTATGATATTGCTCATTTAGTTGGAAAAAAGAAAAATTTAGCTAGTATTCATTATCATATGTTGCATATTCAACAGTTGTTTATAATGTTTAAATTAACTGGTAACGACAAATATATTATTAGCGCAGAAAACATGATTAGGCAGAAGTATAGTGTATTCTGCAGGTTTTATGGTTTAGTGAATAAATTGTTTTTTAGATTGCTTTAATTAATGAAAAATAAAATAAATAGCAGTAAAAAGATCGTAGTCTGTATATCTAACGATAGCTATGATGCAGATATTTGGACAAACAAACAACATTTAATGAGTCGTTTGTCTAAACTAGAAGATTTCTTTGTTGTATATGTCGATCAAGGTTTATCTACGAGTTACATAAAAAAACTTATTAAAAAAAAATGTTTATTGTCTATTTTTAAGATAATACAGAAAAGAAATAATAATTTAGTGACAGTGTCATTGCTTTTACCGTTAATTAAAGGAGGGTTTTTAAAAAAAATAAGTTGGTTTTTAATTGCTAAAACATTTAATTATATATTTCGTAAGAAAGAAGTTATTTATTGGATTTATCAACCGCAAGCATATTACCTTACTAGATATTTAAATAGGGGAAAGATTTTGTACGATTGTGTTGATGAATTTGTTACTCAGCCATTTTATAAGAATTATCCAAAACGACAAAAAGAATTGGAATTAATAGAGCCTAAATTGGTAAATTCAGTTGATTTTGTAACCACCACGTCGTATTCAATTTACGAGGATAAAAAAGTTATAAATCCTACTTGTAAATATATTCATAATGTTGGGGATTTTAACCATTTTTCTAAGCCGAATCCTAGGATTGTTATTAACGAAGATTGGGTATTTGATTCTAGGTGCAAGGTTCTATTTACAGGTGTAGTAGACAACTATAAAACGGATCTGGATATGATACTGAAAGTTGCTTCAGATACACGAGACAGTCATTTGTATGTATTTGTTGGGCCAAATAGAATAGGAAATGATGATTTAGAAAAAAAGATTGATAAGGCAGAAAATATGGTTATGCTTGGTTATAGAGATTATCAGCAGGTGCCTGTATATCTTGCTTATGCAGATATATTGTGGTTGCCATATTTAAGAAGTTCACATACAGAAAGAGTATTTCCATTAAAGATTTTTGAATATTTAGCTTCGGGAAAACCTGTAATTGCAAAAAACTTATTAAGTATTAAGGAGTATAAAGCTTATTTGAATACTTTTGAAATCTTTTCCGAACTGAAAGAATTATTGTCAAATGTATTATCATATGAAGATGCTGAAAAAAGAGAACAGAGGATTAAAGTAGCAAGTCAGAACACCTGGGAATCAAGGCTGAATAAAATTCTTGATTTTATTGGTGAACAAACTTAATTACCATTTAAAAATGAATATATTATTACTTGCAAAGGACTACCCTCCTACTATCGGAGGTGTTGAAAATTACTCTTACTATTTGGCAGAGGGCTTAGGTAAAACAAACGCTGTTAAGGTGGTTACTTTTAGAGGGAAAAATAATGAGAACACCTGGGAAGATAACGTTAGTGTAAAACGTATAAATCTAGGGTTTAAAATTTCGGAAGTATTCAAAGGTGTTCTTCTTTTCTTTTCTTTATTTATTTGTCTATTGAAAGAGAGGGTTGATGTTGTATATGCTACGACCTGGAAAGTTGCTATTCCTGCAGCAGTATTAAAGTGGATGTTTAGGTATGAGTTGATGATTACTTGCCACGGGGCAGAGGTAACAAGGCATAAAAAATCAAAAGTGTTAATGTCATTAATGAATTGGGTTTTTTGTAAATCCGATAAAATTGTTGCAGTTAGTGCTTTTACAAAGTCTAAGGTACACGAATATTCCGATGTTAGTGACCGTAAGGTTACTGTAGTTTATAATGGGATAGATAGTGATAAGTTAAAACCATATTCCTTAATTGATGCTAGGAGAAAATTGTTGCTTCCAGAGAATAAGTTTATTATTACGACGATCTCGCGTGTTGATTCTAGAAAAGGGCATGAGCTGGTAATCAGGTCAATTCCAAAGATAATTGAGCAGCAAACGGATTTTTTATATGTTATTGTTGGTAATGGACCTAACAAAAGCTATTTGGAAACTTTGGTGAAAGATTTAAAACTCGACGATTTTGTGCTGTTTAAAGGCTTTGTAGCAAGTGAATTATTAGATTTTTATTATTCTGCAACTAATTTATTTGTCATGGTGAATACCCTAAAAGATGACAAGGATTTTGAAGGTTTTGGATTAGTTTTCGCAGAAGCTGGATATTACAGTAAACCGGTTATAGGGGGTAAAAACGGCGGCCCATGTGAAGTTATTTTAGATGGAAAAACAGGTTTTTTGGTAGAGGAAAGCATTAGTGAGATTGAGGAACGTATTTTGTATTTTATGAATAATAAGAACAAATTAATAGAATTTGGTTCTAATGCCTTTGAATGGACTAATAATATGTTCACCATTGATAAAATGATTGAAGGTATAACTAAAGTCGTATTAGAATAATTAAATTTAACAAAAGACACCTATATCATATGTCTATTTTTTCTGTAAATACAACATACTACTATATTAATTTATAAAGAGTTTGCCTGGAATTGACGATTGAAGAGATTGTTATTTCTTAGCAAAATAAATATATAGATAATCGATATAATTTTTTAGATAAAAATGTATTTATAATGTGCTGGACAAAAAGCACAAATATTTTTTTGATGCGAGATTAAATGTTGATTCTATGATTCAAGAAACTAAGGCATCACTAAATTTTTTGGTACTAAAATATTTTATAATAAAATGAGTCTCCGCAAAAGGTCGATTAAAGAGTCGGAAATGGTGAGTATCGTTACTCCGATGTATAATTCAGCTAGATTTATTAAGACTACGATAAATTCAGTTATCAATCAAACATATGAGAATTGGGAGTTATTAGTTGTAGATGATTGTTCTACTGATGGATCACTTGAAATAGTTAAACGGTATATTAATAAGGATGATAGAATTAAGTTGGTTGAACTGTCACATAATCAGGGAGCTGGGGTTGCAAGAAATGTTGGGATTGAGAACTCAAAAGGAAAATATATATCTTTCTTGGATGCAGATGATTATTGGGAACCGCAAAAATTGGAGATTCAGGTTGATTTAATTAGTAAAAAGCAATGGGCCGGATTATATTCTGGGTATAACAACGTTGATGAGAATAGTATTGGGAATACAAGCTTTGTAGTGCCCAAAAGAATAAACTTTAATTTATTAAAATACAATAATTATATTTTAACATCGACATTAATAGTTAAGAAAACTGTTGTTAATGATATTCGTTTCCCCCTAATGAGAAAGAGGCAAGATTGGATATTCTTTCTTGAAATTTTAAAGAAGGTTGAATATCTTTATTCTTCACCAGGGTGTTACGTTAATTACCGAAAGAGTTCAAACTCTTTAAGTTCAAATAAACTTGGTCTTGTAAAAGTAAACTTAGGCGTTATATCTAATTATTTTTATGCAGGAAACAAATTAAAAGGAGGAATGCATTTTGTTGTATTTTTATTTTATTACTTCCATAATAAGTTATTTTTTTTAAGAAAAACTAAAGATGTGTAAAATAGGAATTAAGATTATGTTTTAAATTATTTAATATGAAGTATATAATATTTGGTTCAGAGGGATTTATAGGCAGTCATTTCAAAAGTTATATTGAGGATAACGGTCTTGGAGAGGTGATAGAGTATGATATTCGGAAGAGTTTAGATTTTGACGTTAGAAAGGAAATACAAATAGAAGGGGAATTTTCAGAGGAGGATATAATAATTAATTTGGCTGCTGTACATACAACACCAGGTCACCCCGATTATGAATATTTTGAAACCAATATTAGAGGTGCTGAAAACGTGTGTAGGTTTGCAGAAAAGAAAGGAATTAGAAATATCGTTTTCACAAGCTCTATTGCTCCTTATGGGGCATCCGAAGATGTGAAAACCGAATTAACATTACCAACTCCTAATACGCCATATGGTATTTCTAAATTAGTTGCTGAGAATATTCTAAAGATATGGCAGGCCAAAAGTAATAGTCGGAAACTTTTAATACTTCGTCCAGGAGTTGTTTTTGGGAAAGGTGAAAATGGCAATTTTACAAGGCTTTATAATGCATTATCGAAGGGGATGTTCTTTTATCCAGGAAGAAAAGATACCATTAAAGGATGTATTTATGTAAAGGATTTGGTATCTTTTACATTCACTTTATTAAGCACCTTTCCTAAAGGTGTTAGACTTTATAATTTTACTTATGCACCTCCTTTTAATATTAAGCAAATTGTTTACAGTATTTGCAAAGTAACAGGGGTGAAAGAACCATTTCTTATGGTGAATGGAAATTTTTTAAAATTGTCAGCATTTATTATCGGAGCTTTAGGCGGTAAAAGAGTTGGAATTCACCCTGATAGAGTTAAAAAATTAATGATTTCTACTAATGTTAGTGGTCAAAAACTTTTTGATGAACTTGATGGTAAATATGAATTCGGTTTAGAGGGAGGAATTCGTGATTGGTTTAAAGATTGTGGAAGCCAAGGATTATACTAACACTTAAATGTCAGGGCTGTTAGAGAAAATAATTCATTTTGTCAAGTACTGCTATTTAGAAATAATTGTATTATCATTATTTGTGGTCGATGCTTGCAGTTTTTATGTGGATCGGTGTATTGGCCTAGCTGAAGAAGATCGTTTCTCGTTTGTTTTTAGAGCAATTGTTGAAGTTATTCTTATTTTAATCATCTGTTTTAAACGATTATATAATAGGTATATATTATGTATGTTTGCGCTAGTCTCATTCCCGTTAATTTGGTTGTTATTAGCAAGTTTTTTTAATGGAGAATACTCCTATAATACTTTTAATACCTTTCAAATTATAAAGGAAAGTAACAAGTATATTTTTCCTGTAATTGTCTACTGGGGTTTTAGCGTTTCTGAGAGTCGATACAAATTATTGATCTTTGAATTAATCTATATCTTATCAGCTGTAGTTGTAATTTTTGCCTTTTTGTTAGATATTCCATTATTCTATACTTATGGGTTAAGTCGGTTTGGTTATAAACCAATGATATTAGCTCATAACGAAATTACATTGTTTTGGATGGTGGGTATTATATATTACCTTAAAAAGGTTTTTGAAACTTATAGTTTGTTGAATTTAATTTGTTGTATTATTGTTACACTTGGGGCATTCCTATTGGGAACCAAAGGTATGTTGTTATTTCTTTTGGTGCTTTCATTTTGGTTAATCATCTTTGTTAATAGGATGTCGGTTCTGAAAAAAATGTTTATAATTGGTTTTATACTTGTACTTTGCTGCCTTTTTTTTATGTATTCTGGTATTTTTGATTTTTTTAACGGAATTTATAAAACGGACGGATTTCTTTATTCCCTTTCGTCTATGCGGACAGAATTAGTGAGTGCAAGAGTCATACCTACGATATATAATTGGAGGTGGTACAATTATTTGATTGGAGGTTATTTTTTGAAACTTCCGATAGCAGAAATGGATTTAATTGATTTGTTTGTTTTTTATGGAGCTATAGGTTTTATTTTATATTTTATTTTAATGTTTAAAACTATTTTTAGTTTTAATAAATCGAATTATTTAGCTTGGTTTTTTGTTATAATGTATGTAGTGATTGGAGGAATGGCAGGTCATTTTTTTACATCAGGAACAAATGCCGTTTATCTGGCAGTACTCTGTTCATTTCTACAAAAAGATAAAGAAATATTAAATATTAAATAGTTTTATCATGAAAGGCATCATTTTGGCCGGAGGTTCCGGTACCCGTTTACACCCCATTACTTTAGCTACTTCAAAACAGCTTTTGCCGGTTTTTGATAAGCCTATGATTTATTATCCTTTGTCGGTTTTAATGTTGGCAGGTATTAGGGAGATATTAATTATTACTACACCTGAAGATCAAGCAGGATTTGTTCGTTTATTAGGAGATGGAAGTCAATGGGGGATTCAGTTAGAGTACGTTATTCAGCCATCTCCTGATGGTCTAGCACAGGCTTTTATTTTAGGAGAGTCTTTTATCGGAGATGATGATGTTTGTTTGGTGCTGGGCGATAATATATTTTATGGACATGGGTTCGTGGAGCTATTAGTGAATGCTGTTAAAACTGTATCTCAGGAAAGTAAGGCCGCCGTGTTTGGTTATTGGGTAAATGATCCCGAGAGATATGGTGTGTGTACATTTGATGAAGGGGGAGACGTGACTTCCATAGAGGAGAAACCTGTAGAGCCGAAGTCGAATTATGCGGTTGTGGGATTATACTTTTACCCCAATGATGTAATAAAAGTAGCCAAAGAAATTAAACCGAGTGAAAGAGGAGAGCTCGAGATTACTACGGTTAATCAAATATATTTAGAAGAGCAAAGATTAAAGGTTGAATTGATGGGGAGGGGATTTGCTTGGTTGGATACAGGGACGCATGAGTCCTTATTGGAAGCCAGTCATTTTATAGAAACGCTAGAGAAAAGAATCGGTTTAAAGGTAGCCTGTCCTGAGGAGATTGCCTTCAATCAAGCATGGATTAATAGGGAACAGTTAATCGCACAAGGAGAAAAATTAAAGAAGAATCAGTATGGGCAATATTTGTTGTCCATAGGTAAAAGATAAATATGCAATTTATTAAAACAGAGATAGATGGTTTGGTTATTATAGAACCAAAGGTCTTTGGTGATCCGAGAGGGTATTTTTTCGAATCTTTTAATCAAAAACGGTTTCAAGAGAATGTTAGAGAAATAGAATTTGTTCAAGACAATGAATCCAGGTCGAGCTATGGAGTGCTAAGAGGGTTGCACTTTCAAAAACCGCCTTTTGATCAAGCAAAGCTTGTTCGTTGTATCGAAGGGAAGGTATTAGATGTTGCAGTAGATATACGCAAAGGCTCGCCTACATTTGGAAAGCATATTTCGGTAGAGCTGTCTGATGAAAATAAGAGACAATTTTTTGTGCCTCGAGGTTTTGCGCATGGCTTTGTAGTATTGAGTAAATCGGCTATTTTTCAATATAAAGTTGACAATTGGTATGCACCAGATTACGATGCTGGTATTGCATGGAATGACAAGGAATTAGGGATAGATTGGAAGATGAGTTATGAATCTATTTTATTATCGGAGAAAGATAAAGGACTGAAAAACTTAGCAGAAACGGAAATCCCATTTACTTTTTCATGATGAATATACTTGTAACCGGAGCCAATGGTCAGTTAGGTTCAGAACTAAAATTACAGGCAGGTGACTACCCACATTGTAAGTTCTTTTTTACAGATGTTAAAGAATTGGATATTTGTAATATTCAGGATGTTCTGACTTATGTGCGGAGTAATGATATTGACTTGATTATTAATTGTGCAGCTTATACAGCAGTGGATAAAGCTGAGACTGATATTGAAAAAGCAAGACTGATAAATGTTGAGGCGGTAAAAAACCTGGTAAAGGCTTGTGAAAGTGAAAAGGCCAAGCTAATACATGTATCTACCGATTATGTTTATAATGGAGAATATTATAAACCGCTCAGTGAAGATATGAAGGTAAGTCCAATTGGCGTTTATGGTGTAACCAAGCAGGAAGGAGAAGAGGTCGTAATTAAAGCCGGAATAGAAAGTATTGTGATCCGAACTTCCTGGTTGTATTCGTCTTATGGTAATAATTTTGTAAAAACTATGATGCGTTTGGGTGCTGAGCGAGATGACCTTGGGGTTATTTTTGATCAGGTTGGTACACCTACTTATGCCTGTGATTTAGCACGTGTAATTCTTCAAATAATGAATAGGGAAGGTAGACTGGATGCTGCAGGGAAAATTTATCATTTTTCTAATGAAGGGGTAGCCTCATGGTATGATTTTGCAAAGGAAATAATGGATTGTGCAGGGATTGTATGTGAGGTAAGGCCCATTAAAACCGAGGATTATCCAACGCCAGCTCAGCGGCCCCACTATTCTGTGTTGGATAAAACCAAGATAAAGTGCGATTTTAGGATTGAGATACCATATTGGAAGGATTCGTTAAAGAAATGTATTGAATTAATGAGTAAAAGATGAAAAAATCGATATTAGTAACAGGAGGGGCTGGATTTATAGGTGCCAATTTTGTTCCATTTTTTGTTGAGAAATACGCTGATTATAGAATCATCAACCTGGATAAACTTACCTATGCTGGCGATTTAGCTAATTTGACAGATGTTAGAGGTGAAAATTACGAGTTTGTAAAAGGTGATATTTGTAATAGGGAATTGCTTGAATACCTTTTTTTAAAGTATGACATAAGAGGAGTTATACATTTTGCAGCAGAGAGTCATGTGGATAATTCAATTAGTGGACCTGAAGTTTTTATACAAACAAATGTTAATGGTACTTTTACTTTGTTAGATGTGGCCAGAAATTATTGGATGGATGCACCATTTAAATATAAGAAAGCCTATGAGGGTTGTCGTTTTCATCATATTTCTACCGATGAAGTGTATGGTACTTTAGAAGAAACAGGTTTGTTTAGAGAAGATACGCCTTATGCACCTAATAGTCCGTATTCATCCTCCAAAGCAAGTTCCGATTTATTGGTCAGAGCATACTTTCACACCTATGGGATGGATGTAACAACTAGCAATTGCAGTAATAATTATGGACCCAAACAGCATCAGGAGAAATTAATCCCAACCATTATAAGAAAGGCTTTGGCCGGAGAGGATATTCCAATTTATGGTGATGGAAAAAATATTCGGGATTGGCTGTATGTGTTAGATCATTGTACTGGAATTGACTTAGTTTTTCACAGAGGTAGATCCGGGGAAACTTATAATATTGGCGGAAGGAATGAAAGAGATAATTTGTTTATTGTAAATTATATTTGTGAGGTGCTGGATGAAAAGAGACCTAGAAAGGATGTGTCCTCTTATAAAAAACTGATTTCTTTTGTGGAAGATAGAGCAGGCCATGATAAACGTTATGCTATTGATGCTTCTAAGATAGAGTCTGA comes from the Saccharicrinis fermentans DSM 9555 = JCM 21142 genome and includes:
- the rfbB gene encoding dTDP-glucose 4,6-dehydratase, with amino-acid sequence MKKSILVTGGAGFIGANFVPFFVEKYADYRIINLDKLTYAGDLANLTDVRGENYEFVKGDICNRELLEYLFLKYDIRGVIHFAAESHVDNSISGPEVFIQTNVNGTFTLLDVARNYWMDAPFKYKKAYEGCRFHHISTDEVYGTLEETGLFREDTPYAPNSPYSSSKASSDLLVRAYFHTYGMDVTTSNCSNNYGPKQHQEKLIPTIIRKALAGEDIPIYGDGKNIRDWLYVLDHCTGIDLVFHRGRSGETYNIGGRNERDNLFIVNYICEVLDEKRPRKDVSSYKKLISFVEDRAGHDKRYAIDASKIESELGWKAMENFETGIVKTIDWYLQKM
- a CDS encoding acyltransferase family protein; translated protein: MKSRSLGVDILKTILAMMIVGLHTGVMVEYGHSLNYFFSSGIFRLAVPIFFLISGYFFCRVNSFGGLKHWGIRLLYLFLFWNTLFILVYLTSSPTIELRKILLFIFVGYHHLWYVQAMFIAGILLYVFKFVFHQSDNRLLLFSMVLYVVGAVLQYMLRFNVLNLGISESHSVHLLYRNGLFFAFPFFCLGYYLKSKNIRGIPLHWFFVSIILFITEVYLCIKFMNPLKGIEMHLALYPLSSILFLYVINTITGTYSTVKIDIGKLSSCVFFIHPLFIVVGKSNNLIGVNLFVFTYVFSLLLAYFVIIPIQRKYLSFIL
- a CDS encoding glycosyltransferase family 4 protein codes for the protein MNILLLAKDYPPTIGGVENYSYYLAEGLGKTNAVKVVTFRGKNNENTWEDNVSVKRINLGFKISEVFKGVLLFFSLFICLLKERVDVVYATTWKVAIPAAVLKWMFRYELMITCHGAEVTRHKKSKVLMSLMNWVFCKSDKIVAVSAFTKSKVHEYSDVSDRKVTVVYNGIDSDKLKPYSLIDARRKLLLPENKFIITTISRVDSRKGHELVIRSIPKIIEQQTDFLYVIVGNGPNKSYLETLVKDLKLDDFVLFKGFVASELLDFYYSATNLFVMVNTLKDDKDFEGFGLVFAEAGYYSKPVIGGKNGGPCEVILDGKTGFLVEESISEIEERILYFMNNKNKLIEFGSNAFEWTNNMFTIDKMIEGITKVVLE
- a CDS encoding D-glucuronyl C5-epimerase family protein, which translates into the protein MKAATKSYKSLNTFKQYYTLDSTDYWHIKYQVNSDTKYYYWDMSEKAFRCELERDREGITKYIGEDGGSYYSSIELIQYAMASFQAYIKTKDKYWLDECVLHTDKYLSLATQYKKASFTVLNHYPVSLYKLKNKWPSALSLGVALSLLTRLSSLLDKKYYLESAIKLFDNLKLSVEDGGVLRDVSIRNDGRCFRVMEEYPSDELSGVLNGHITALWGLYDLGNHYMDSKILFDELSVELADNISLWDEKRWSNYDIAHLVGKKKNLASIHYHMLHIQQLFIMFKLTGNDKYIISAENMIRQKYSVFCRFYGLVNKLFFRLL
- the rfbC gene encoding dTDP-4-dehydrorhamnose 3,5-epimerase, with the protein product MQFIKTEIDGLVIIEPKVFGDPRGYFFESFNQKRFQENVREIEFVQDNESRSSYGVLRGLHFQKPPFDQAKLVRCIEGKVLDVAVDIRKGSPTFGKHISVELSDENKRQFFVPRGFAHGFVVLSKSAIFQYKVDNWYAPDYDAGIAWNDKELGIDWKMSYESILLSEKDKGLKNLAETEIPFTFS
- a CDS encoding glycosyltransferase family 2 protein, with protein sequence MVSIVTPMYNSARFIKTTINSVINQTYENWELLVVDDCSTDGSLEIVKRYINKDDRIKLVELSHNQGAGVARNVGIENSKGKYISFLDADDYWEPQKLEIQVDLISKKQWAGLYSGYNNVDENSIGNTSFVVPKRINFNLLKYNNYILTSTLIVKKTVVNDIRFPLMRKRQDWIFFLEILKKVEYLYSSPGCYVNYRKSSNSLSSNKLGLVKVNLGVISNYFYAGNKLKGGMHFVVFLFYYFHNKLFFLRKTKDV
- a CDS encoding glycosyltransferase, coding for MKNKINSSKKIVVCISNDSYDADIWTNKQHLMSRLSKLEDFFVVYVDQGLSTSYIKKLIKKKCLLSIFKIIQKRNNNLVTVSLLLPLIKGGFLKKISWFLIAKTFNYIFRKKEVIYWIYQPQAYYLTRYLNRGKILYDCVDEFVTQPFYKNYPKRQKELELIEPKLVNSVDFVTTTSYSIYEDKKVINPTCKYIHNVGDFNHFSKPNPRIVINEDWVFDSRCKVLFTGVVDNYKTDLDMILKVASDTRDSHLYVFVGPNRIGNDDLEKKIDKAENMVMLGYRDYQQVPVYLAYADILWLPYLRSSHTERVFPLKIFEYLASGKPVIAKNLLSIKEYKAYLNTFEIFSELKELLSNVLSYEDAEKREQRIKVASQNTWESRLNKILDFIGEQT
- a CDS encoding NAD-dependent epimerase/dehydratase family protein gives rise to the protein MKYIIFGSEGFIGSHFKSYIEDNGLGEVIEYDIRKSLDFDVRKEIQIEGEFSEEDIIINLAAVHTTPGHPDYEYFETNIRGAENVCRFAEKKGIRNIVFTSSIAPYGASEDVKTELTLPTPNTPYGISKLVAENILKIWQAKSNSRKLLILRPGVVFGKGENGNFTRLYNALSKGMFFYPGRKDTIKGCIYVKDLVSFTFTLLSTFPKGVRLYNFTYAPPFNIKQIVYSICKVTGVKEPFLMVNGNFLKLSAFIIGALGGKRVGIHPDRVKKLMISTNVSGQKLFDELDGKYEFGLEGGIRDWFKDCGSQGLY
- a CDS encoding O-antigen ligase family protein; amino-acid sequence: MSGLLEKIIHFVKYCYLEIIVLSLFVVDACSFYVDRCIGLAEEDRFSFVFRAIVEVILILIICFKRLYNRYILCMFALVSFPLIWLLLASFFNGEYSYNTFNTFQIIKESNKYIFPVIVYWGFSVSESRYKLLIFELIYILSAVVVIFAFLLDIPLFYTYGLSRFGYKPMILAHNEITLFWMVGIIYYLKKVFETYSLLNLICCIIVTLGAFLLGTKGMLLFLLVLSFWLIIFVNRMSVLKKMFIIGFILVLCCLFFMYSGIFDFFNGIYKTDGFLYSLSSMRTELVSARVIPTIYNWRWYNYLIGGYFLKLPIAEMDLIDLFVFYGAIGFILYFILMFKTIFSFNKSNYLAWFFVIMYVVIGGMAGHFFTSGTNAVYLAVLCSFLQKDKEILNIK
- the rfbA gene encoding glucose-1-phosphate thymidylyltransferase RfbA translates to MKGIILAGGSGTRLHPITLATSKQLLPVFDKPMIYYPLSVLMLAGIREILIITTPEDQAGFVRLLGDGSQWGIQLEYVIQPSPDGLAQAFILGESFIGDDDVCLVLGDNIFYGHGFVELLVNAVKTVSQESKAAVFGYWVNDPERYGVCTFDEGGDVTSIEEKPVEPKSNYAVVGLYFYPNDVIKVAKEIKPSERGELEITTVNQIYLEEQRLKVELMGRGFAWLDTGTHESLLEASHFIETLEKRIGLKVACPEEIAFNQAWINREQLIAQGEKLKKNQYGQYLLSIGKR
- the rfbD gene encoding dTDP-4-dehydrorhamnose reductase, producing MMNILVTGANGQLGSELKLQAGDYPHCKFFFTDVKELDICNIQDVLTYVRSNDIDLIINCAAYTAVDKAETDIEKARLINVEAVKNLVKACESEKAKLIHVSTDYVYNGEYYKPLSEDMKVSPIGVYGVTKQEGEEVVIKAGIESIVIRTSWLYSSYGNNFVKTMMRLGAERDDLGVIFDQVGTPTYACDLARVILQIMNREGRLDAAGKIYHFSNEGVASWYDFAKEIMDCAGIVCEVRPIKTEDYPTPAQRPHYSVLDKTKIKCDFRIEIPYWKDSLKKCIELMSKR